From one Dermacentor variabilis isolate Ectoservices chromosome 3, ASM5094787v1, whole genome shotgun sequence genomic stretch:
- the Ald1 gene encoding fructose-bisphosphate aldolase isoform X2 produces MAGHFTYPPPEVMKELKATAEAIVAPGKGILAADESTATMGKRLQGIGVENTEENRRQYRQLLFTCSEQMNSAISGVILFHETLYQQADNGTPFVKILENRGIIPGIKVDKGVVPLMGTDEESTTQGLDDLTKRCVQYRKDGCRFAKWRCVLKIRPHCPSPLSILENANVLARYAVCCQQAGIVPIVEPEVLPDGDHDLDRAQKVTEQVLAAVYKALNDHHVYLEGTLLKPNMVTAGQSCTKKYTPADVARATVTTLQRTVPAAVPGITFLSGGQSEEEASIHLDAINKYPGKKPWALTFSYGRALQASALKAWSGKAGNVKHGQEEFLKRAKACSEAALGKYGGGVTGAAASEILFIKNHEY; encoded by the exons ATGGCTGGCCACTTCACTTACCCTCCTCCCGAGGTGATGAAGGAGCTCAAGGCCACTGCCGAGGCCATTGTGGCACCTGGCAAGGGCATCTTGGCTGCTGACGAGAGCACAG CCACCATGGGCAAGCGGCTGCAGGGGATCGGTGTTGAGAACACCGAGGAGAACCGGCGCCAGTACAGGCAGCTGCTGTTTACCTGCAGTGAGCAGATGAACAGTGCCATCAGCGGCGTGATCCTGTTTCACGAAACCCTCTACCAGCAGGCCGACAATGGAACTCCGTTTGTCAAGATACTTGAAAATCGCGGCATCATCCCCGGCATCAAGGTGGACAAAGGTGTTGTGCCCCTGATGGGCACTGACGAAGAGAGCACCACACAGG GCCTTGATGACCTGACCAAGAGGTGCGTCCAGTACCGCAAGGATGGTTGCCGTTTTGCCAAGTGGCGCTGTGTGCTCAAGATCCGCCCGCACTGCCCGTCGCCCCTCTCCATCCTGGAGAATGCCAATGTCCTGGCCCGCTACGCCGTCTGCTGCCAGCAG GCGGGCATTGTGCCCATCGTGGAGCCCGAGGTGCTTCCCGACGGTGACCATGACCTTGACCGGGCGCAGAAGGTCACAGAGCAGGTGCTGGCCGCAGTGTACAAGGCCTTGAATGACCACCACGTCTACCTGGAGGGCACTCTGCTCAAACCCAACATGGTCACCGCCGGGCAGAGCTGCACCAAGAAGTACACGCCAGCCGACGTGGCCCGCGCCACCGTCACCACCCTGCAGAGGACTGTGCCGGCTGCCGTTCCCG GCATCACATTCCTCTCCGGAGGCCAGTCTGAGGAGGAGGCCTCCATCCACCTGGATGCCATCAACAAGTACCCTGGCAAGAAGCCGTGGGCCCTGACCTTCAGCTATGGCCGTGCCCTGCAAGCCAGTGCCCTGAAGGCCTGGAGCGGCAAGGCGGGCAACGTCAAGCATGGCCAGGAAGAGTTCCTGAAGCGTGCCAAG GCCTGCAGTGAAGCTGCTCTAGGAAAGTACGGCGGCGGTGTTACTGGAGCGGCTGCCTCAGAGATCCTCTTTATCAAAAACCACGAGTACTGA
- the Ald1 gene encoding fructose-bisphosphate aldolase isoform X1 has product MAGHFTYPPPEVMKELKATAEAIVAPGKGILAADESTATMGKRLQGIGVENTEENRRQYRQLLFTCSEQMNSAISGVILFHETLYQQADNGTPFVKILENRGIIPGIKVDKGVVPLMGTDEESTTQGLDDLTKRCVQYRKDGCRFAKWRCVLKIRPHCPSPLSILENANVLARYAVCCQQAGIVPIVEPEVLPDGDHDLDRAQKVTEQVLAAVYKALNDHHVYLEGTLLKPNMVTAGQSCTKKYTPADVARATVTTLQRTVPAAVPGITFLSGGQSEEEASIHLDAINKYPGKKPWALTFSYGRALQASALKAWSGKAGNVKHGQEEFLKRAKANHLACQGLYTPGSIQSLVADRSNFVPTHSY; this is encoded by the exons ATGGCTGGCCACTTCACTTACCCTCCTCCCGAGGTGATGAAGGAGCTCAAGGCCACTGCCGAGGCCATTGTGGCACCTGGCAAGGGCATCTTGGCTGCTGACGAGAGCACAG CCACCATGGGCAAGCGGCTGCAGGGGATCGGTGTTGAGAACACCGAGGAGAACCGGCGCCAGTACAGGCAGCTGCTGTTTACCTGCAGTGAGCAGATGAACAGTGCCATCAGCGGCGTGATCCTGTTTCACGAAACCCTCTACCAGCAGGCCGACAATGGAACTCCGTTTGTCAAGATACTTGAAAATCGCGGCATCATCCCCGGCATCAAGGTGGACAAAGGTGTTGTGCCCCTGATGGGCACTGACGAAGAGAGCACCACACAGG GCCTTGATGACCTGACCAAGAGGTGCGTCCAGTACCGCAAGGATGGTTGCCGTTTTGCCAAGTGGCGCTGTGTGCTCAAGATCCGCCCGCACTGCCCGTCGCCCCTCTCCATCCTGGAGAATGCCAATGTCCTGGCCCGCTACGCCGTCTGCTGCCAGCAG GCGGGCATTGTGCCCATCGTGGAGCCCGAGGTGCTTCCCGACGGTGACCATGACCTTGACCGGGCGCAGAAGGTCACAGAGCAGGTGCTGGCCGCAGTGTACAAGGCCTTGAATGACCACCACGTCTACCTGGAGGGCACTCTGCTCAAACCCAACATGGTCACCGCCGGGCAGAGCTGCACCAAGAAGTACACGCCAGCCGACGTGGCCCGCGCCACCGTCACCACCCTGCAGAGGACTGTGCCGGCTGCCGTTCCCG GCATCACATTCCTCTCCGGAGGCCAGTCTGAGGAGGAGGCCTCCATCCACCTGGATGCCATCAACAAGTACCCTGGCAAGAAGCCGTGGGCCCTGACCTTCAGCTATGGCCGTGCCCTGCAAGCCAGTGCCCTGAAGGCCTGGAGCGGCAAGGCGGGCAACGTCAAGCATGGCCAGGAAGAGTTCCTGAAGCGTGCCAAG GCTAACCACTTGGCTTGCCAAGGGCTGTACACCCCTGGTTCCATTCAGAGCCTGGTCGCCGATCGCTCCAACTTTGTCCCCACCCATTCCTACTGA